In Plasmodium coatneyi strain Hackeri chromosome 5, complete sequence, a genomic segment contains:
- a CDS encoding SNF2-family protein — MDVFEFVEPLRKRKITNNLFDFDQYVYKEKLDESEEKKSEHYVGKKKKKKKLRRVLDSSNSEGDEKKSNEDTSSQSGKKRNVRHDESPKKEYEDEEQKDITPHHQNESNDQSDDNDSSLSNQEEYEKNLQDLFECILSSIKTKNKIIEYFTSNVKEKRQEIIKEFVKGSFRVSNFDANFTNFEKDVDTFHKLKKYQKCGVFWLYVLYKEKKNGILADEMGLGKTAQTCVFLDYMYRTKELKNKTIIVAPTSLLKNWDNEINMWCPYLKNHKIIYYGNQNERKYLAYDIFSSKTSNIHLIVTSVNMLIGKNDVSYFRQIKKYDYLIFDEAHFLKNKNSLVYKKLQKKISFNNKILLTGSPIQNKTQELMNLLLFLMPEIFTEKNINNALNAFVKMYQDILDSKENEHHSNVDCCGSPRNNAGPLDIYDIKSVEKKEPTEMSDSTNGNTITTEETRNVIKNYLIETIKNDVKYAQLKNKEVILLQLIIEPYILRRSKKHVFIDMPKKHSVIIKLPLNTTQLNLYKDEIMSKIQHTHKHLEFLQKHSNKKELEKLAVIFEKKDIKLDSIFRASSNGGDKESEATPSGIGHPVNPADGSVTEAATEACSGGTPNEDSAEQVGSNANQNGEIASETAPAEEPNDYDDEDDKIDEKTINIEKTEENKDGNIIINKRQDEPVDNESANNVSKEVRGRMINASIFILRRICNHPLLHKYYYSVEDIKKIAKYFYANTDQYLDLDLKTVENEFMKISDFDIHLSIKHLISQGDENLNKYLISKEHILNSSKIHHMISLIKDIRKKKEKVLIFSQFTTFLDIIEEALLYEFVYDEQDFSNHQQCVTGGGQAGHVDAKGRDNAQNKDNAVEADDAMDADETRQNNSGKEDDPNSDLNKNDKDLYLSSSTSSTSSFASDQKGNSQIYVRLDGSTNTIERQKIIKRFSNNENVFIFLLTTKAGGVGLNLIAANHVILMDQDWNPHNDRQAEDRVHRLGQKNEVYIYRLCCKNTIEETILRCCKAKLHLDQAFGGNSDMLQTALIKDALSAIEMP; from the exons atggaCGTGTTCGAGTTTGTGGAGCCCCTGAGGAAGCGAAAAATTACGAACAACCTCTTCGACTTCGACCAGTACGTGTATAAGGAGAAGCTGGACGAAtcggaggagaagaaaagcgAACACTATGtcgggaagaagaagaagaaaaagaaactgAGAAGAGTACTGGATAGTTCAAATAGCGAAGGGGATGAGAAGAAGTCCAACGAAGATACTTCCTCCCAGTCGGGGAAGAAGCGAAACGTACGACACGATGAGAGCCCCAAGAAGGAATACGAAGACGAAGAACAAAAGGATATCACCCCACATCATCAAAACGAAAGTAACGACCAAAGTGACGATAACGATTCTTCCCTGTCGAATCAGGAGGAGTATGAAAAGAATTTGCAGGATCTATTCGAATGCATATTATCTTCCATaaaaacaaagaacaaaattataGAATACTTTACTTCAaacgtgaaggaaaaaagacaagaaataataaaagaatttgTAAAGGGGTCCTTCCGAGTAAGTAACTTCGATGCGAATTTTACAAACTTCGAAAAAGATGTGGACACATTTCATAAGCTGAAGAAGTATCAAAAATGTGGGGTCTTCTGGTTATACGTATTGTataaagagaagaaaaatggaattttgGCAGACGAAATGGGGTTAGGAAAAACAGCACAGACGTGTGTATTCCTAGATTATATGTATCGAACAAAGgaactaaaaaataaaaccatCATTGTGGCTCCTACAAGTTTACTCAAAAATTGGGACAATGAAATAAACATGTGGTGTCCCTATCTGAAGAATCATAAAATCATTTACTACGGTAAtcagaatgaaagaaaatatCTTGCATATGATATTTTTAGCAGCAAGACGAGTAACATACATTTAATAGTCACCAGTGTTAATATGCTCATCGGGAAAAATGATGTGTCCTACTTTAGGCAGATTAAAAAGTATGACTACCTCATCTTTGACGAggcccattttttaaaaaataaaaactcattagtatataaaaagttacaaaaaaaaatctcttttaataataaaattttgttgACCGGGTCACCCATCCAGAACAAAACACAAGAACTGATGAatcttttgctttttctcaTGCCAGAAAttttcacagaaaaaaatataaacaatgcATTGAATGCTTTTGTGAAAATGTACCAGGATATACTCGACAGTAAGGAGAATGAGCATCATAGCAACGTGGACTGTTGTGGTAGCCCACGTAACAACGCTGGACCGTTGGACATTTATGACATCAAGTCggtggaaaagaaggaacctACTGAGATGAGTGATTCCACAAATGGAAACACAATCACCACCGAGGAAACCAGAAATGTTATAAAGAATTACCTCATCGAAACGATTAAGAACGATGTGAAATATGCCCAGTTGAAAAACAAGGAGGTCATTCTGCTACAACTCATTATTGAGCCGTACATTTTGAGGAGATCCAAAAAACACGTCTTCATAGACATGCCGAAGAAGCATAGCGTAATTATTAAGCTGCCCCTGAATACCACGCAACTGAATCTGTATAAGGATGAAATAATGTCTAAGATACAACACACGCATAAGCATTTGGAATTTTTGCAGAAGCACTCTAATAAGAAGGAGCTCGAAAAACTTGCAGTTATTTTCGAGAAGAAGGACATCAAGCTGGACAGCATTTTCCGCGCTAGTAGCAATGGGGGTGACAAAGAGAGCGAAGCCACCCCTAGTGGGATCGGCCACCCGGTGAACCCTGCGGATGGGTCAGTCACTGAAGCGGCCACCGAAGCGTGTAGCGGTGGAACTCCCAATGAGGACAGTGCGGAGCAGGTAGGTAGTAATGCAAATCAGAACGGAGAAATCGCAAGTGAGACCGCCCCAGCGGAAGAGCCCAACGACTACGACGATGAGGACGACAAAATTGACGAAAAAACCATCAACATAGAAAAGacagaagaaaacaaagacGGAAATATCATAATCAACAAAAGGCAAGACGAACCGGTGGACAACGAAAGTGCTAACAACGTCAGTAAGGAAGTTAGAGGAAGAATGATAAAtgcatccatttttattttaaggCGTATATGTAACCACCCACTTTTACACAAGTACTACTATTCCGTtgaggacataaaaaaaatagccaaatatttttacgcCAACACGGATCAGTACCTGGACTTGGACTTAAAAACAGTTGAAAATGAATTCATGAAAATATCAGACTTTGATATTCACCTCTCCATTAAGCATTTAATTTCACAAGGAGATGAAAACCTAAACAAGTACCTAATTTCAAAGGAGCATATTCTAAACAGTAGTAAAATACACCATATGATTTCCCTAATTAAGGAtattaggaagaagaaggaaaaggtcctcattttttctcaGTTCACTACCTTTCTGGATATCATTGAGGAGGCCCTTCTGTATGAATTTGTTTACGACGAGCAGGACTTTTCCAACCATCAGCAGTGCGTCACTGGAGGAGGGCAAGCCGGCCACGTAGACGCGAAGGGGCGGGACAACGCGCAGAACAAGGACAACGCAGTTGAAGCGGATGATGCGATGGACGCAGATGAAACGCGACAAAACAACTCCGGTAAAGAAGACGACCCCAACAGCGatttgaacaaaaatgataagGATCTGTACCTTTCGTCCTCCACCTCGTCCACATCCTCCTTCGCGTCCGACCAGAAGGGGAACAGCCAAATATACGTCCGCCTAGATGGGTCCACGAACACCATAGAGAGGCAGAAAATCATAAAGCGCTTCTCCAATAATGAGAACGtttttatcttcctcctGACGACCAAGGCGGGCGGCGTTGGCTTGAACTTGATAGCCGCCAACCATGTTATACTCATGGACCAG GACTGGAACCCCCACAACGACAGACAGGCGGAGGATAGAGTTCACCGATTAG GACAAAAGAACGAAGTGTATATTTACCGATTGTGCTGCAAGAACACCATCGAGGAGACCATACTTAGG TGTTGTAAAGCAAAACTCCACCTGGACCAGGCCTTCGGCGGCAACAGCGATATGTTACAAACAGCCCTTATAAAG gaTGCCTTGAGTGCAATTGAAATGCCGTAA